The genomic stretch GAACTCGATCCCGGCAGCCTGAGCGATCTTCGGTGAGATCTCGGTGTTATCCATAACACCACCGAACAGCTCGGCGCCAGGGCCGAATGCGAACAGCGGCACAGGGTTTCCGGTATGTCCGCCCGACGACGGGCTCTTGATCTGCACTGCGGACGACACGATGCCGGCGTTTAGCCTGCTTGAGAGCACTGCGCCCACAGCGTATCCGGCCAGGTAAGGCGCCCGGCCGAACATAGACTGGATCAGCGCGATGTCGGCATCAGTCACGTCGGTTACGTTGGCATACTCAGCGAATACCTGGCGGATGCTGGCGGGATCGAACGACTTGCCGTCGTCAGCCTTCTTGAACTGCAGAGCCATGAACTCAGGCGATACCTTGAATTGCTTCATGCGCTCGTAGTCGAAGGGCTCAGTGGCGGAAAGGCCCATAGTGTCGTGGTCGGCAGTGACAATGACCAGGGTATTGCCATCGGCGATGGCGAACTGGTAGGCCAGGGCCACAGCTTCGTTGAAGTCGCTGAGCTCAGCAACAACGCCGCTCACGTCGCCTGCGTGGGCGGCATGATCGATGCGCGAACCCTCGATCATCAGGAAGAAGCCGTTCTCCTTCTGCTTCAGAACCGATAGCGCCTTAGCAGTCATATCAGACAGGGTGGGCTCGTCGGCGCCGAGATGGATCCTGTCGAGCTGGTAGTTCATGTATGAAGGGTGGAATAGGCCCAGGATGCGATCACCTGCAGCCTTCTCAAGGCCCTGGCGGTCGGTCACTACGGAGTAGCCAAGGGCAGTGGCCTCGCCCATGAGGTTCCTGCCATCAGTGCGCTTGCCGTCGGCAACGCCCTTAACGCGGAACTGATCACGTCCGCCGCCCATGAGCACGTCGAGTTCCTTGTCGAGAAGCTGGGCAGCGATCTCTGCCGAGCCGCCGCGGGTATTCCAGTGGGAGGCAAAGCCTGCAGGCGTAGCATCGTACACAGTGTTGGTGACCACCATGCCAGTGGCCTTGCCTGCGTCCTTCATGGCTTCCAGGATAGTGCGGAGCACTGTGCCGTCGGGCAGCATCGCAATCACGCCGTTGTTGGTCTTATGGCCAGTGGCGATGGCCGTCGCTGCGGCCGCGGAGTCGGTGACCAGAGCGTTCAGCGAGTAGGTTGTTACGATAGCACTGTTCGGGAATAGCTCGAATGCGAAGCGACCGCTGGGCCCCTTGAGCGCGTACTTGCTGATCTGAATAGCGCCGTAGCCCATGCCATCGCCGATGCAGACGATCACGTTCTTCGCGCCCGCAGCCGCAACGCCCATTGCGCCGGTGACGAACAGAGCAAAAGCCAGGACGATTACCAGTAGAGCCTTCGAAGTGAATCTTCTCAAAATAGTGCACCTCCGTAACTCATAATCGGTAAGCACACAACACTTCTACAGAACGTCCACTGCTCCTGCTTAACCTACCGGGTCGGAACCAACCCTCGCTACTTGCCACAGTGCGCATCACACAATGAAACCAGGCATGCCTCGGACGCGTCCAGAAGCCGAGCTCTATGAGTTCAGTGAGCCCCACTTGATATGAGGGTGATCTCACACGAACGGATTCACGAACCGCACGCCCTCCATCGTGCTGCCACTGGCGAAGTCCTCGCTGAGTATGATGGGGATCTGGTTTAGCCTAGCAGTCGCCCATATCTTTGCATCCCAGTACGACATTTGATGATCTCTCACGCCCCTGGCTGCTTCGAGTACGACGAATTCGGTGATGTCCAGCACATGCCAGGTTCTCATGTGCCGCGAAAGAGTCCGAAGAGCCTGTTCCACGCCCAGTGGGCTGCTCAGCTTGCGAGTAAGCGCGACGAACATCTCCGACATGACCTGGACGCTGACCGCTCCCGCCTCGCGCTCCGACAGGTCATGAAGCACCTCAATAGCACGCCTCTGTTTGACTGGTTCCGACACGTCATAGGCATACACCAAGACGTTGGTATCTACCAGCACTTTACCTTTCATGCAGATCGCCTCTCTGCCACGTTCTGCCTCCCGAGGCTTCTCTCGTCAAGATCAGCTCTTCGATGAACTCTTCCTCTTGCTTCCATGCGTTGCTGTCTATGGACGTGGCGCCGGAGTACGCCATGTACCAATCCAGAGCCTCGCGCACAATCTCAGCCTCGGTCAATCCCAACTCGGCCGAACGCCTCTTCAAGAGGTCCTCATGTCGGCGCTGAATATACAGCTGCTTTCTGACCATGTCTACTATGATGAGCCTCCCTCCTCCGTGGTATACATCATTATATACATCACGGCCTCCTGGGGTCAACTCCGAGTCTGGAGTATCTCCAGCTTTGGGCACGGCGCTTGGGATGAGCGGAAAACCACGATCGCTGCATCTACCGAAAGGACTGGGAGGACTGATGAGCAT from Clostridia bacterium encodes the following:
- a CDS encoding alkaline phosphatase — encoded protein: MRRFTSKALLVIVLAFALFVTGAMGVAAAGAKNVIVCIGDGMGYGAIQISKYALKGPSGRFAFELFPNSAIVTTYSLNALVTDSAAAATAIATGHKTNNGVIAMLPDGTVLRTILEAMKDAGKATGMVVTNTVYDATPAGFASHWNTRGGSAEIAAQLLDKELDVLMGGGRDQFRVKGVADGKRTDGRNLMGEATALGYSVVTDRQGLEKAAGDRILGLFHPSYMNYQLDRIHLGADEPTLSDMTAKALSVLKQKENGFFLMIEGSRIDHAAHAGDVSGVVAELSDFNEAVALAYQFAIADGNTLVIVTADHDTMGLSATEPFDYERMKQFKVSPEFMALQFKKADDGKSFDPASIRQVFAEYANVTDVTDADIALIQSMFGRAPYLAGYAVGAVLSSRLNAGIVSSAVQIKSPSSGGHTGNPVPLFAFGPGAELFGGVMDNTEISPKIAQAAGIEF
- a CDS encoding PIN domain-containing protein; this translates as MKGKVLVDTNVLVYAYDVSEPVKQRRAIEVLHDLSEREAGAVSVQVMSEMFVALTRKLSSPLGVEQALRTLSRHMRTWHVLDITEFVVLEAARGVRDHQMSYWDAKIWATARLNQIPIILSEDFASGSTMEGVRFVNPFV